From Pseudomonas sp. stari2:
GCGCCGCTGTTTTTGCAGCCAGTCTTGCGCGGCGGGCAGCGCTTCGCAGGACGCCACCGGGTTGTCCCAGCGACTGAGGCTCGCGCGCGGATAAGCGTGCAGCAGAATCGCGTCGTAACGCTGGCCGGCATTGGCTTGTTCGACGGCTTGTTGCCAGGCCAGCTTGTCGGGGCCGGGTTGATCGGAGTGATAGGTGACGGTGCTGCCGGCCAGCACCAGATCTGACGTCCACGCGGCGATGTTGCGTGATTCGGCGGAGGCTGGACGTGGTGCGACCCGTTGACGGGTGCTGCTGTCATCGATGCTCAGGCATTCGCCGTTGCGCGTGGCGTTTTGCAGCAGATACGTACGGATCGCCACGGCCAATGCCTTAGCCGCTTCAGCAGGTTCCGGTTTGGCTTCACGCTCAAGAACTCGAGCGACGTACTCTTCACGATCCAGCCGCGCCACAAGCTTGTCGTTGAGCAGAAACAGTTCGCCGTCGCTGTAGATATCCAGCGCATTGCCGTTGGCGAATTCGACATGGTAATCGCCCTGCAACGGGCCGGAACCCGCCACCCGATCACCGGCCAGAACCCGGGTAACGGGATAACGCGAAAACAAACCGACCTCGACACATCGCCCCGCGTCCGCCGGCCATGACGCGGGCAACACCGTCGCCAACGCCGAACCGTAATGCCGCAGAACCATCTGACTGGTGCCCCGGCCACCGGCCCAGATCGGCGAACCGTCCGCCGTCCAGCCAGCGAAACCGCCCTGACGTGATTGCGGGTCCTGATCGCCGAGCCAGCTCCAGGTTTTCACCCGCAAGCGTCCGCCGAGTTCACCGACGACATTGCCGTCCGCCGCGTTCAGCACCACGTCGAGCAGCGCCCGGCGCAGCTGATCCTGAGCCGGCAACCTAGACAAAACCTTCAGCAAGTCAGCCACGGACACCCGGGTAGCCGGTTGCACCGATGGTAGCTCCAGCAACCACGAAGGCGCCTGTCGCGCCTGCCAATAGGTTCTCCAGTCGCCAGCAGTTATGCCCAACCGCGCCGGCTCGAAATACAGCCCGCAGGATTTCACCAGCGCCTGTTCACGTTCGATCTTGCCGCCCGAAGCGCAGCAATAGACTTCTTCCTTCGACTGTCCGCGACATTCATACGCCGGTTCCCGTGCGCCGGTATCCACCAGCCACGCGTAAACGAACACCTTCCACAGACTGCCCAGCGGCGTCTCCAGCGACGATGGCAACGGCTCGCGAGCGGTCAGTTGCGTGGTGTTCAGCGACAACAGTTCGCCCTTGTAAGCCACGCGCAACGGTTCATCCTGTGCCGTCGCCAGCGCAGGAATCACACACATCAGCAGCCACAGCAGCGGCCGGGTCATGTCAGTTGACCGTGACCTGACCGAGGGCCGCTTTCGCTTCGCGGGCCTGATGCTGCGGTGCGTAGACCTGAGTGAAACGCACCGGTGGCAGGTTGAACTGGCCTTTCTGCGAGAAACGCACCAGATGGCGCAGACGCAATTCACCGCTCAGCGCATCCACCGGCACCGCGTAGGCTAGTTGGCCCGGTTCGAAACGTGCTTTCTCCAGCGCGGTCGGCTCGGTGCCGTCCTTGCCCTGCAACTTGATGCCCCACGTGGTGCGCTCGACATCGGCGCCCGGCGGCAACGGCACTTCGAGCATGCCGTAGCGCAGCGGTTTCGGTGCTTTGCTGGTGAGGATCACTTCGTCCAGATACAGACTGTCGCTGGACAACGGCTTGCTGCCGACCGGTTCCAGTTTGAAGGTGAAGGCTTCGTCACCCGGCACCAGACGCGACAGGCGACGAGTGATAGTCACCGCCATCGGATCGACCGCCGGTTGCTGGGTCTGGAAGCTCAACGCGGCACGCAACGGACGCTCCTGAGTGCCCGACACCGTCAACACGCTCGGCACCGGCGCAGCCCCCTGCCACGTCCAGAACATCTCGCCGGTCGCGCCGTAGTTTTTCTTCCAGCCGTCGCCCGGTGCCAGCGCGATGGTCGGCGACGCCTGAGCGATGCTGCGTTGCAGCCAGGTCAGCGCCAGCGCACGTTCGAGGGTCGATTGCTGCGGCAGCAGGCGCTGCAACAACGCTGTTGCACGGGCCTGATCGAACGGTTGCAGCGACAGGTTCAATGCTTCGACAAACGGTTGCGAGCTGACGGCCAAACGCTGTTGCGCAGCGCCCAGCTGACGGTTGAACGCGTCCGGCAAAGCGACTTTCGACTGCGTGGCCAGCGATGCGGTCAAGACCCGCGCCGCCGCCAGACCGAGCGCCGAATCCGGATCGCCCATCACCAGACTGTCTTCGCCGTCGTCCATCAGGGTTTCGGCATTGCCTTCCCCGGCCTTGGCCAGATCCTCCAGCAAACCGCTAAGCAGCGTGTTGACCGGCAAGTGCATCTGTTTGGCGAACGACAGGATCAGCGCCCGTTGCAGCAACGGCGTGTTCGGCGCCTGCTTGGCGTAGACCTCCAACACCCGCTGCCAGTGCTCCGGCGGCAAGGTCAGCTCCAACACCTGGCTGGCGTTCCAGTCGGCGTAATAGGCGTAAGCGGTGAGGAACGCATCCGGCTCGCCGTCGAAGCCCCACCAGG
This genomic window contains:
- a CDS encoding DUF2300 domain-containing protein; translation: MTRPLLWLLMCVIPALATAQDEPLRVAYKGELLSLNTTQLTAREPLPSSLETPLGSLWKVFVYAWLVDTGAREPAYECRGQSKEEVYCCASGGKIEREQALVKSCGLYFEPARLGITAGDWRTYWQARQAPSWLLELPSVQPATRVSVADLLKVLSRLPAQDQLRRALLDVVLNAADGNVVGELGGRLRVKTWSWLGDQDPQSRQGGFAGWTADGSPIWAGGRGTSQMVLRHYGSALATVLPASWPADAGRCVEVGLFSRYPVTRVLAGDRVAGSGPLQGDYHVEFANGNALDIYSDGELFLLNDKLVARLDREEYVARVLEREAKPEPAEAAKALAVAIRTYLLQNATRNGECLSIDDSSTRQRVAPRPASAESRNIAAWTSDLVLAGSTVTYHSDQPGPDKLAWQQAVEQANAGQRYDAILLHAYPRASLSRWDNPVASCEALPAAQDWLQKQRRGWRTRLESETGYNEVSTFAVCKLAFGRPFVDRERQRIYVRGVLTLQDRLDLTHEYLHLAFEAHPNGQDETYIEGLARHLLLE